In Penaeus vannamei isolate JL-2024 chromosome 13, ASM4276789v1, whole genome shotgun sequence, the sequence AGGGTCATTCTAAAAAGTGTTAATTTCACTCATTTATGTAGTCAATTTTTTCTCTGGGATATTTATGTCCTATTTTTATTGATTCTTGTAACAGCCGTTCGTTATATTTTCTGTAACTGTTGTATGATATTAGTGTTTCTTGGTAACCATACACAGCATTGTTAACTTGGACATTGTATACCTGTGAAGCAAGGCTCTCACTTTCAAGGTAATTGCCTTTGAGGTAAGTCAAGTACCTTCTAAAGTAACGTTTACGGTAATGCAATTTTTGAGGTCAATCCTAACGTAATTCTGATATAACAGCCACAGTGTAATATTCATGGTTCTGAAAAAAAAAGCCCAGTAATGGCCAGTATACTCTGCACCACAAACGTATCTTAACGTACAGAACAAGCTCAGTTCAGGAGTTGTACTTATTATAGACCTTGGCATGACTCCCCACGTGGCTTTGCGGACGCGTTCTGTACGTGTGACAGGAGGGTCGCCTACAAATACTCGCTCGGCCATGACAACGTTGGTACTTGGATACAGACAGCGTCCATAGCTAACTACGAGCCACTGAGGGTGACCTCCCAGGACTCTTCTTCTCGTAAGATGTTCTTTCGTTTCGTATAGTTAAATTTAGTTGAAATAATATGGGTTttgaacccctccctccctctctctctgtctgtctctttctttctttctttctctttctctttctctctctctctctctctcattctcattctcattctcattctcattctcattctcattctcattctctctctctctctctctctctctccctctctctctcgacagatACCGTATATTCATTTGCTTGTTAGATAAAAGTATTGTAAACAAAGAAAGTGCACTTTTGTTAAGATAAAATCATGTTTTCAACTAAAAAATAAGATATACTCCAATAGTTCTAAGGTAATTTGCTGAAATTTGGCCTTTCAAATGTCttcgggtgtatgtgtatatgcatgtatgttagtTTGTCTGTATATAAAGTAATCTTATTTATGTGGGTATGCTTGCGTATGTGTATTTACGcgcatgggtgtgtatgtgtacttgccaTAAGTGGATTCACTCCTTTACACGGAATATAATGTAATACCATTCACCATCATAAGTATTTATTCTCGGGACGTTCTTACACCTTAAAAATTTcacaaaacctcaaaaaaaaaggaatataatgcAATACCATTCGCCATCATAAGTATTTATTCTCGGAACGTTCTTACACCTTAAAAATTTCACAAAACctcaaaacctcaaaaaaaaaaaaaaaaaaaaggaatataatgcAATACCATTCACCATCATAAGTATTTATTCTCGGGACGTTCTTACACCTTAAAAATTTCACAAAACctcaaaacctcaaaaaaaaaaaaaacggaatataaTGCAATACCATTCACCATCATAAGTATTTATTCTCGGAACGTTCTTACACCTTAAAAATTTTCACAAAACctcaaaacctcaaaaaaaaaaaaaaaaaacaaaaaaaaaaaaaaaaaaaaaaaaaaaaaaaaaaaaaaagaaacggaatatAATGTAATACCATTCACCATCATAAGTATTTATTCTCGGAACGTTCTTACACCTTAAAAATTTCACAAAACctcaaaacctcaaaaaaaaaaaaaaaaaaaggaatataatgcAATACCATTCACCATCATACGTATTTATTCTCGTAATTTTTTTACACCTTAAAAATTTTTATAAAACCTCaaatgcgcaaaaaaaaaaaaaaaaaaaaaaaaaaaaaaaaaaaagggaatataatGCAATACCATTCACCATCATAAGTCTTTATTCTCAGAACGTTCTTACACCTTAAAAAATTTCACAAAACctcaaaacctcaaaaaaaaaaaaaaaggaatataatgcAATACCATTCACCATCATACGTATTTATTCTCGGGAACGTTCTTACACCTTAAAAAATTTCACAAAACctcaaaacctcaaaaaaaaaaaaaaacggaatataaTGCAATACCATTCACCATCATAAGTCTTTATTCTCAGAACGTTCTTACACCTTAAAAAATTTCACAAAACctcaaaacctcaaaaaaaaaaaaaaaaaaaggaaaataatgcaaAACCAATCACCATCATAAAGTCTTTATTCTCAGAACGTTCTTACACCTTAAAAAATTCACAAAACctcaaaacctcaaaaaaaaaaaaaaaaacggaatataaTGCAATACCATTCACCATCATAAGTCTTTATTCTCAGAACGTTCCTACACCTTAAAAAATTTCACAAAACctcaaaacctcaaaaaaaaaaaaaaaaaaaggaatataatgcAATACCATTCACCATCATACGTATTTATTCTCGGAACGTTCTTACACCTTAAAAAATTTTCACAAAACCTcaaaaacctcaaaaaaaaaaaaaaaaaaaaaaaaaaaaaaaaaaaaaacaaaactcaaaacctcaaaaaaaaggaatataatgcAATACCATTCACCATCATACGTATTTATTCTCGGAACGTTCTTACACCTTAAAAATTTTCACAAAACctcaaaacctaaaaaaaaaacggaatataaTGCAATACCATTCACCATCATAAGTATTTATTCTCGGAACGTTCTTACACCTTAAAAATTTTCACAAAACctcaaaacctcaaaaaaaaaaaaaaaaaaaaaaaaaggaatataatgcAATACCATTCACCATCATAAGTATTTATTCTCGGAACGTTCTTACACCTTAAAAATTTTcacaaaacctcaaaaaaaaaaaaaaaaacggaatataaTGCAATACCATTCACCATCATAAGTATTTATTCTCGGAACGTTCTTACACCTTAAAAATTTTcacaaaacctcaaaaaaaaaaaaaaaaacggaatataaTGCAATACCATTCACCATCATAAGTATTTATTCTCGGAACGTTCTTACACCTTAAAAATTTTCACAAAACctcaaaacctcaaaaaaaacgaatataatgCAATACCATTCACCATCATAAGTATTTATTCTCGGAACGTTCTTACACCTTAAATATTTTCACAAAACctcaaaacctcaaaaaaaaaaaaaacggaatataaTGCAATACCATTCACCATCATAAGTATTTATTCTCGGAACGTTCTTACACCTTAAAAAAATTcacaaaacctcaaaaaaaaaaaaaaaaaaaaaaaaaaaaataaaaaaataaaaaaaaataaaaaaaaataaaaaaaacggaatataATGCAATACCATTCACCATCATAAGTATTTATTCTCGGAACGTTCTTACACCTTAAAAATTTTCACAAAACctcaaaacctcaaaaaaaaggaatataatgcAATACCATTCACCATCATAAGTATTTATTCTCGGAACGTTCTTACACCTTAAAAATTTCACAAAACctcaaaacctcaaaaaaaaaaaaaaaaaaaaaaaaaaaacggaatataaTGCAATACCATTCACCATCATAAGTATTTATTCTCGGGACGTTCTTACACCTTAAAAATTTCACAAAACCTCAAAAAAAGGGGAATATAATGCAATACCATTCACCATCATAAGTATTTATTCTCGGGACGTTCTTACACCTTAAAAAATTTCACAAAACCTCAAAACCTAAAAAAACGGAATATGATGCAATACCATTCACCATCATGAGTATTTATTCTCGGAACGTTCTTACACCTTAAAAATTTTCACAAAACCTCAAAACctcaaaacctaaaaaaaaaacggaatataaTGCAATACCATTCACCATCATAAGTGTTTATTCTCGGAACGTTCTTACACCTTAAAAATTTTCACAAAACctcaaaacctcaaaaaaaaaaaaaaaaaaaaaaaaaaaaaaggaatataatgcAATACCATTCACAATCATAAGTATTCATTCTCGGAACGTTCTTACACCTTAAAAATCTTCACAAAACctcaaaacctcaaaaaaaaaaaaaaaaaaaaaaaaaaaaaaacggaatataaTGCAATACCATTCACCATCATACGTATTTATTCTCGGAACGTTCTTACACCTTAAAAATTTTCACAAAACctcaaaacctcaaaaaaaacGGAATATAATGCAATACCATTCACAATCATAAGTATTTATTCTAGGAACGTTCTTACACCTTAAATATTTCACTAAAACctcaatacctaaaaaaaaaaaaaaaaaaaaaaaaaaaaaaaaaaaaaaaaaaaaaaaaaaaaaaaaaaaaaactcaaaacctcaaaaaataacccaaaacctaaaaaaaaaaaaaaaaaaaaaaaaaaaaaaaaaaacagcgttcCAACGACAGTGTTCCACCCAGCCtggaacacacactcacacatcacgACAGATCCTCTGTTGTCTGAACTTGGTGTAGCAACACTTCTGGTTCTTGGTGCAGTCGCCGTCCCCCTCGCAATGAAGGGCGCCTCCTCCTTGGGTGTCTAAGACGTTCTGCTCCTGTGGCTGGATGGGCGTGTCTGGACATGTCCCGCTGTGGGCGCCTTGGGTGAGGGGAAGAACCAACCGGTTTAGGGAGAGATAAGTGGAGTGTCGGAATGATGGGTCgtgtgagggggtgagtgggggtgaagTTGATAAttatggggtaggggggggtagggtaggggtgggggtgggggggtaggggtggtggtggtgatgatatgatgataatgatgatggtgatggtgatgatggtggtggtggtggtggtggtggtagtggtggtggtggtaatgatgataatgaagatggggtggtggtgatagtgatggtgatgatgattatgatgattgttgattaatgataatgagtatagtattatatatcattgttattatcactaagtggtggtggtgatggtggtggtggtggtggtggtggtggtgatgatgatgatgatgatgacgatgatgatgatgatgatggtggtggtagtggtgatggtggtggtggtggtggtggtggtggtggtgatgatgatgatggtgatgatgatgacgatgacgatgacgatgacgatgacgatgatgatggtggtggtggtggtggttttggttttggtggtggtggtggtgatgatgatgatgatgatgatgatgatgatgatgatgatgatgatgatgatgatgatgatgatgatgatgatgatgatgatgatgatgatgatggtggtggtgatgatgatgatgatgattatgatgattgttgattaatgataatgattatagtattatatatcattgtcattatcactatgttAACAAAA encodes:
- the LOC113814028 gene encoding uncharacterized protein, translated to MIQQWSVLAMATLMLAALSWAAPQQSFLLPTPVPSCKRWCNHDVDGYLYCCQEEQGAGAHSGTCPDTPIQPQEQNVLDTQGGGALHCEGDGDCTKNQKCCYTKFRQQRICRDV